A section of the Lepus europaeus isolate LE1 chromosome 19, mLepTim1.pri, whole genome shotgun sequence genome encodes:
- the SYNGR4 gene encoding synaptogyrin-4 gives MRIPESLQDLADSEAVRFLRRPKTIVRILAGVFSLVVFSSLLTDGYQNNMESSQLRCVLNSNSVACSFAVGAGFLAFLTCVAFLGLDANEARITSTHLKTAFQLLDLILAVLWAGVWFVGFCFLANQWQHSPPKQFLVGSGSAKAAITFTFFSVLIWIGQAYLAVQDLRSDAPVPYKRSLDEGGVVLTTLSPPSAASPVNTPPTGPNSLNYSSSALSPYVAAPKAPRLAMMPDD, from the exons ATGCGCATCCCCGAAAGCCTCCAGGACCTGGCGGACAGTGAGGCCGTGCGGTTTCTAAGGAGGCCAAAGACCATTGTGCGGATCCTGGCAGGG GTCTTCTCCCTGGTGGTCTTTTCCTCACTGCTGACCGACGGCTACCAGAACAACATGGAATCCTCCCAGCTCCGCTGTGTCCTCAACAGTAACAGCGTGGCCTGCAGTTTCGCCGTGGGAGCCGGCTTCCTGGCCTTCCTCACGTGCGTGGCCTTCCTCGGCCTGGACGCCAACGAGGCCCGCATCACCAGCACCCACTTGAAGACAGCCTTCCAGCTCCTGGACTTGATCCTGGCTG TCCTCTGGGCAGGCGTCTGGTTCGTGGGCTTCTGCTTCCTGGCCAACCAGTGGCAGCATTCGCCACCCAAGCAGTTCCTCGTGGGCAGCGGCAGTGCCAAGGCCGCCATCACCTTCACCTTCTTCTCAGTCCTCATCTGG ATAGGCCAGGCCTACCTGGCCGTCCAGGACCTCCGAAGCGATGCTCCCGTCCCCTACAAGCGCTCCCTGGATGAGGGCGGTGTGGTGCTGACCACCCTGTCCCCACCCTCGGCCGCCAGCCCTGTCAACACGCCCCCCACCGGCCCCAACAGCCTGAACTACTCCAGCTCCGCCCTGTCCCCCTACGTGGCCGCCCCGAAGGCCCCCCGCCTTGCAATGATGCCTGACGACTAG
- the TMEM143 gene encoding transmembrane protein 143 isoform X3, whose translation MTVERCLRLPGKGLAMWHVTRGVCGSRFRVWPLLPALLGPPRALSSLATKMGEYRKMWNPTEPRDWAQQYRERFIPFSKEQLLRLLIQEFHSSPVEKAALEEFSAHVDFCTLFHYHHVLDRLQVTINLDQYIYMQFWALGQRVGQMPQKSSVGSKRGFFTKAPPVERRYFKRVVLAARTKRGHLVLKSFKDTPLEGLEQLLPELKVRTPTMQRALLNLTLLVSGVAFFVNVGMVVLSDLKMATSLLLLLFFAFMGLRASKMFGQRRSAQALELAHMLYYRSTSNNSELLTALVLRAQDEHTKEALLAHSFLARRPGGARGPPEETSRWLQLQVENWLLAQSGCDVAFNGTRALAHLQALTPSIGLYPPPGFPKLEPLASGTSSLPQAAPSSSNP comes from the exons ATGACAGTCGAGCGTTGCCTAAG GCTCCCGGGAAAGGGCCTGGCTATGTGGCATGTGACCCGGGGGGTCTGCGGGTCCAGGTTCCGAGTATGGCCCCTGTTGCCCGCGCTCCTCGGGCCCCCGCGGGCCCTCTCGTCCCTGGCAACCAAGATGGGGGAGTACCGCAAGATGTGGAACCCCACGGAGCCCCGCGACTGGGCCCAGCAGTACCGCGAGCGCTTCATTCCATTCTCCAAGGAGCAGCTGCTCCGCCTCCTGATCCAG GAATTCCACTCCAGCCCGGTGGAGAAGGCGGCTCTGGAGGAGTTCTCGGCCCACGTGGACTTCTGCACCCTGTTCCACTACCACCATGTCCTGGACCGGCTGCAG GTGACCATCAACCTGGACCAGTACATCTACATGCAGTTCTGGGCCCTGGGCCAGCGAGTGGGGCAGATGCCCCAGAAGTCCAGCGTGGGCTCCAAGCGCGGCTTCTTCACCAAGGCGCCCCCCGTCGAGAG GAGATACTTTAAGCGGGTGGTGCTGGCGGCGCGGACCAAGCGCGGGCACCTGGTGCTGAAGAGCTTCAAGGACACGCCGCTGGAGGgcctggagcagctgctgcccGAGCTGAAGGTGCGCACGCCCACGATGCAGCGCGCCCTGCTCAACCTCACGCTGCTCGTCTCTGGCGTGGCCTTCTTCGTCAACGTGGGCATGGTGGTGCTTTCGGACCTCAAGATGGccacctccctgctgctgctgctcttcttcgCCTTCATGGGCCTGCGGGCCTCCAAG ATGTTCGGGCAGCGGCGCAGCGCGCAGGCCCTGGAGCTGGCACACATGCTGTACTACCGCAGCACGTCCAACAACTCGGAGCTGCTCACCGCACTGGTCCTGCGTGCACAGGATGAGCACACCAAGGAGGCGCTGCTGGCGCACAGCTTCCTGGCCCGGCGGCCGGGGGGTGCACGAGGCCCGCCCGAAG AGACCTCCCGGTGGCTGCAGTTGCAAGTGGAGAACTGGCTGCTGGCCCAGTCAGGCTGTGACGTGGCCTTCAACGGAACCCGGGCTTTGGCCCACCTGCAAGCCCTGACCCCGAGCATCGGGCTGTACCCTCCCCCGGGCTTCCCCAAGCTCGAGCCGTTGGCCTCAGGGACTTCGAGTCTCCCCCAGGCCGCACCCAGCAGTAGCAACCCCTGA
- the KDELR1 gene encoding ER lumen protein-retaining receptor 1 — protein sequence MNLFRFLGDLSHLLAIILLLLKIWKSRSCAGISGKSQVLFAVVFTARYLDLFTNYISLYNTCMKVVYIACSFTTVWMIYSKFKATYDGNHDTFRVEFLVVPTAVLAFLVNHDFTPLEILWTFSIYLESVAILPQLFMVSKTGEAETITSHYLFALGVYRTLYLFNWIWRYHFEGFFDLIAIVAGLVQTVLYCDFFYLYVTKVLKGKKLSLPA from the exons ATGAATCTCTTCCGATTCCTGGGAGACCTCTCCCACCTCCTAGCCATCATCTTGCTTTTGCTCAAAATCTGGAAGTCTCGCTCTTGTGCCG GGATTTCCGGCAAGAGCCAGGTCCTGTTTGCTGTGGTGTTCACTGCCCGCTACCTGGACCTCTTCACCAACTACATCTCACTCTACAACACGTGCATGAAG GTGGTCTACATAGCTTGCTCCTTCACCACAGTCTGGATGATTTACAGCAAGTTCAAAGCCACGTACGACGGCAACCACGACACCTTCCGGGTGGAGTTCCTCGTCGTGCCCACGGCCGTCCTGGCGTTCCTGGTGAACCATGATTTCACCCCCCTGGAG ATCCTCTGGACCTTCTCCATCTACCTGGAGTCGGTAGCCATCTTGCCGCAGCTGTTCATGGTGAGCAAGACGGGTGAGGCGGAGACCATCACCAGCCACTACCTGTTCGCGCTGGGCGTCTACCGCACGCTCTATCTCTTCAACTGGATCTGGCGCTACCACTTCGAGGGCTTCTTCGACCTCATCGCCATCGTGGCCGGCCTGGTCCAGACGGTTCTCTACTGCGATTTCTTCTACCTCTACGTCACCAAAG TCCTGAAGGGGAAGAAGCTGAGCTTGCCGGCATAG
- the TMEM143 gene encoding transmembrane protein 143 isoform X2 has translation MTVERCLRLPGKGLAMWHVTRGVCGSRFRVWPLLPALLGPPRALSSLATKMGEYRKMWNPTEPRDWAQQYRERFIPFSKEQLLRLLIQEFHSSPVEKAALEEFSAHVDFCTLFHYHHVLDRLQALYDPINPDRETLDQPSLTDPQRLSNEQEVTINLDQYIYMQFWALGQRVGQMPQKSSVGSKRGFFTKAPPVERRYFKRVVLAARTKRGHLVLKSFKDTPLEGLEQLLPELKVRTPTMQRALLNLTLLVSGVAFFVNVGMVVLSDLKMATSLLLLLFFAFMGLRASKMFGQRRSAQALELAHMLYYRSTSNNSELLTALVLRAQDEHTKEALLAHSFLARRPGGARGPPEETSRWLQLQVENWLLAQSGCDVAFNGTRALAHLQALTPSIGLYPPPGFPKLEPLASGTSSLPQAAPSSSNP, from the exons ATGACAGTCGAGCGTTGCCTAAG GCTCCCGGGAAAGGGCCTGGCTATGTGGCATGTGACCCGGGGGGTCTGCGGGTCCAGGTTCCGAGTATGGCCCCTGTTGCCCGCGCTCCTCGGGCCCCCGCGGGCCCTCTCGTCCCTGGCAACCAAGATGGGGGAGTACCGCAAGATGTGGAACCCCACGGAGCCCCGCGACTGGGCCCAGCAGTACCGCGAGCGCTTCATTCCATTCTCCAAGGAGCAGCTGCTCCGCCTCCTGATCCAG GAATTCCACTCCAGCCCGGTGGAGAAGGCGGCTCTGGAGGAGTTCTCGGCCCACGTGGACTTCTGCACCCTGTTCCACTACCACCATGTCCTGGACCGGCTGCAG gCCTTGTATGACCCCATCAACCCCGACAGGGAGACCCTGGACCAGCCTTCGCTCACGGACCCCCAGCGTCTGTCCAACGAGCAGGAG GTGACCATCAACCTGGACCAGTACATCTACATGCAGTTCTGGGCCCTGGGCCAGCGAGTGGGGCAGATGCCCCAGAAGTCCAGCGTGGGCTCCAAGCGCGGCTTCTTCACCAAGGCGCCCCCCGTCGAGAG GAGATACTTTAAGCGGGTGGTGCTGGCGGCGCGGACCAAGCGCGGGCACCTGGTGCTGAAGAGCTTCAAGGACACGCCGCTGGAGGgcctggagcagctgctgcccGAGCTGAAGGTGCGCACGCCCACGATGCAGCGCGCCCTGCTCAACCTCACGCTGCTCGTCTCTGGCGTGGCCTTCTTCGTCAACGTGGGCATGGTGGTGCTTTCGGACCTCAAGATGGccacctccctgctgctgctgctcttcttcgCCTTCATGGGCCTGCGGGCCTCCAAG ATGTTCGGGCAGCGGCGCAGCGCGCAGGCCCTGGAGCTGGCACACATGCTGTACTACCGCAGCACGTCCAACAACTCGGAGCTGCTCACCGCACTGGTCCTGCGTGCACAGGATGAGCACACCAAGGAGGCGCTGCTGGCGCACAGCTTCCTGGCCCGGCGGCCGGGGGGTGCACGAGGCCCGCCCGAAG AGACCTCCCGGTGGCTGCAGTTGCAAGTGGAGAACTGGCTGCTGGCCCAGTCAGGCTGTGACGTGGCCTTCAACGGAACCCGGGCTTTGGCCCACCTGCAAGCCCTGACCCCGAGCATCGGGCTGTACCCTCCCCCGGGCTTCCCCAAGCTCGAGCCGTTGGCCTCAGGGACTTCGAGTCTCCCCCAGGCCGCACCCAGCAGTAGCAACCCCTGA
- the TMEM143 gene encoding transmembrane protein 143 isoform X1, whose product MTVERCLRLPGKGLAMWHVTRGVCGSRFRVWPLLPALLGPPRALSSLATKMGEYRKMWNPTEPRDWAQQYRERFIPFSKEQLLRLLIQEFHSSPVEKAALEEFSAHVDFCTLFHYHHVLDRLQALYDPINPDRETLDQPSLTDPQRLSNEQEVLQALEPLLAQANFSPLSEDTLAYALAVHHPQDEVQVTINLDQYIYMQFWALGQRVGQMPQKSSVGSKRGFFTKAPPVERRYFKRVVLAARTKRGHLVLKSFKDTPLEGLEQLLPELKVRTPTMQRALLNLTLLVSGVAFFVNVGMVVLSDLKMATSLLLLLFFAFMGLRASKMFGQRRSAQALELAHMLYYRSTSNNSELLTALVLRAQDEHTKEALLAHSFLARRPGGARGPPEETSRWLQLQVENWLLAQSGCDVAFNGTRALAHLQALTPSIGLYPPPGFPKLEPLASGTSSLPQAAPSSSNP is encoded by the exons ATGACAGTCGAGCGTTGCCTAAG GCTCCCGGGAAAGGGCCTGGCTATGTGGCATGTGACCCGGGGGGTCTGCGGGTCCAGGTTCCGAGTATGGCCCCTGTTGCCCGCGCTCCTCGGGCCCCCGCGGGCCCTCTCGTCCCTGGCAACCAAGATGGGGGAGTACCGCAAGATGTGGAACCCCACGGAGCCCCGCGACTGGGCCCAGCAGTACCGCGAGCGCTTCATTCCATTCTCCAAGGAGCAGCTGCTCCGCCTCCTGATCCAG GAATTCCACTCCAGCCCGGTGGAGAAGGCGGCTCTGGAGGAGTTCTCGGCCCACGTGGACTTCTGCACCCTGTTCCACTACCACCATGTCCTGGACCGGCTGCAG gCCTTGTATGACCCCATCAACCCCGACAGGGAGACCCTGGACCAGCCTTCGCTCACGGACCCCCAGCGTCTGTCCAACGAGCAGGAGGTGCTTCAGGCCCTGGAGCcgctgctggcccaggccaacTTCTCCCCACTGTCGGAGGACACCCTGGCCTACGCACTGGCCGTCCACCACCCTCAGGACGAGGTCCAG GTGACCATCAACCTGGACCAGTACATCTACATGCAGTTCTGGGCCCTGGGCCAGCGAGTGGGGCAGATGCCCCAGAAGTCCAGCGTGGGCTCCAAGCGCGGCTTCTTCACCAAGGCGCCCCCCGTCGAGAG GAGATACTTTAAGCGGGTGGTGCTGGCGGCGCGGACCAAGCGCGGGCACCTGGTGCTGAAGAGCTTCAAGGACACGCCGCTGGAGGgcctggagcagctgctgcccGAGCTGAAGGTGCGCACGCCCACGATGCAGCGCGCCCTGCTCAACCTCACGCTGCTCGTCTCTGGCGTGGCCTTCTTCGTCAACGTGGGCATGGTGGTGCTTTCGGACCTCAAGATGGccacctccctgctgctgctgctcttcttcgCCTTCATGGGCCTGCGGGCCTCCAAG ATGTTCGGGCAGCGGCGCAGCGCGCAGGCCCTGGAGCTGGCACACATGCTGTACTACCGCAGCACGTCCAACAACTCGGAGCTGCTCACCGCACTGGTCCTGCGTGCACAGGATGAGCACACCAAGGAGGCGCTGCTGGCGCACAGCTTCCTGGCCCGGCGGCCGGGGGGTGCACGAGGCCCGCCCGAAG AGACCTCCCGGTGGCTGCAGTTGCAAGTGGAGAACTGGCTGCTGGCCCAGTCAGGCTGTGACGTGGCCTTCAACGGAACCCGGGCTTTGGCCCACCTGCAAGCCCTGACCCCGAGCATCGGGCTGTACCCTCCCCCGGGCTTCCCCAAGCTCGAGCCGTTGGCCTCAGGGACTTCGAGTCTCCCCCAGGCCGCACCCAGCAGTAGCAACCCCTGA
- the EMP3 gene encoding epithelial membrane protein 3, whose amino-acid sequence MSLLLLVVSALHILILILLFVATLDKSWWTLPGKESLNLWYDCTWNNDTRTWACSNVSENGWLKAVQVLMVLSLILCCLSFILFMFQLYTMRRGGLFYATGLCQLCTSVAVFTGALIYAIHAEEILAKHPRGGSFGYCFALAWVAFPLALVSGIVYIHLRKRE is encoded by the exons ATGTCGCTCCTCCTGCTGGTGGTGTCCGCCCTGCacatcctcatcctcatcttgCTGTTCGTGGCCACTCTGGACAAG TCCTGGTGGACTCTCCCCGGGAAGGAGTCGCTGAACCTCTGGTACGACTGCACGTGGAACAATGACACCAGAACATGGGCCTGCAGCAACGTCAGCGAGAACG GCTGGCTGAAGGCGGTGCAGGTCCTCATGGTGCTCTccctcatcctctgctgcctctccttcatcctgttcatgttccagctgtacACTATGCGGCGAGGAGGGCTCTTCTACGCCACCGGCCTCTGCCAGCTTTGCACCA GCGTGGCGGTGTTTACTGGGGCCTTGATCTACGCCATTCACGCCGAGGAGATCTTGGCGAAGCACCCGCGAGGGGGCAGCTTCGGTTACTGCTTCGCCCTCGCCTGGGTGGCCTTCCCCCTCGCCCTGGTCAGCGGCATCGTCTACATCCACCTGCGGAAGCGGGAGTGA